One Glycine max cultivar Williams 82 chromosome 6, Glycine_max_v4.0, whole genome shotgun sequence DNA segment encodes these proteins:
- the LOC100796775 gene encoding WEB family protein At1g75720 — MEDGVMLVRKAEIDTRAPFRSVKEAVSLFGEKVLAGEVYASANKLKKIQSGANENGVEFSRIESVEAELDETRENLQRAKEESMVMAHCLSSLQEELERTKQELRQLKQRETQKHPEESEIEDVKFVENLTTFGVKSSRFDEDKMEFQKKRCVTFANPQHGVEKLERHPSLRKKNKKSLIPFIGAIFSRKKGTQEIP, encoded by the exons ATGGAAGATGGTGTCATGCTGGTCAGAAAGGCCGAGATAGACACAAGGGCGCCATTCCGGTCTGTCAAAGAGGCTGTCTCGTTGTTTGGTGAGAAAGTTTTGGCCGGGGAAGTTTATGCAAGTGCTAACAAGCTCAAAAAG ATACAGAGTGGAGCAAATGAAAACGGCGTTGAATTTTCGAGAATTGAAAGCGTTGAAGCCGAGTTAGATGAGACGCGGGAAAACCTGCAGAGGGCAAAGGAAGAAAGCATGGTAATGGCGCATTGTCTGTCTTCTCtgcaggaagagctagaacgtACGAAGCAAGAGCTCCGACAATTGAAGCAACGGGAAACACAGAAGCACCCAGAGGAATCTGAAATCGAAGATGTAAAGTTTGTGGAGAACTTAACGACGTTTGGAGTGAAAAGTTCGAGATTCGACGAGGATAAGATGGAGTTCCAAAAGAAAAGGTGCGTGACGTTCGCGAACCCGCAACACGGGGTTGAAAAGTTGGAAAGGCACCCTTCTCTCaggaagaagaacaagaagtcGCTCATTCCTTTCATTGGAGCCATCTTTTCAAGGAAAAAGGGAACCCAAGAAATTCCATGA
- the LOC102666133 gene encoding uncharacterized protein, translating into MYNKHNNPHKSRTEGFVVIQIRTEEEASFEQIPQPCPKLNLSAMKLFQRFRKIFMRLVFSVPNSRRSKDSKHKVNDRFEPPKTSCSSYYSSYSHYNEAIADCIEFFNKSAQDGVLDGRKSDVV; encoded by the coding sequence atgtacaacAAGCACAACAACCCACATAAATCAAGAACAGAGGGTTTTGTTGTTATACAAATAAGAACTGAAGAAGAAGCATCCTTTGAACAAATCCCTCAACCTTGTCCAAAGTTGAACCTCTCTGCCATGAAGCTCTTTCAACGCTTTCGCAAGATCTTCATGCGCCTAGTGTTCTCGGTACCTAATTCTCGTCGCTCAAAGGATTCGAAGCACAAAGTAAACGACCGGTTTGAACCGCCCAAGACTTCATGCAGTTCGTACTATTCCTCTTACTCGCATTACAATGAGGCCATTGCGGATTGCATCGAGTTTTTCAATAAGTCAGCACAAGATGGCGTTTTGGATGGTCGAAAATCTGATGTTGTCTGA